The sequence below is a genomic window from Mytilus edulis chromosome 2, xbMytEdul2.2, whole genome shotgun sequence.
GAAATTggatacatatacatatatatatatatatatatatatatacatacaccaTTGAAAAGTGTTTTctctaaataaaaacatatagatGCATAATAAATTTCTAAACTTTCAAAGCATCACACCCAGTTTAGTGAAAACCAAGGTGTGATACTTGTTTCAATACTGTTaatataaattaaagcaatcGGCAGACAGTTTCATAACTTGATTAGTTGTTAGTTATAACCAGTGGAAAGTATTTCAGGAATGTTAAGAAGTGCAGCAATTTTTCATTGTAACATAAAAGCAATTTGTTAGGTGTTCCATAGTAGGCATAGTTGGGCCAAGTCGACTGGGCTGAGGGCTGTGAAATATGGCGTGACACTGACTAAACATAGAGGATGTTGTATTCCTGATAATAGTATGGACCCGTAAAAGTTGTTTCAACTTTGGGGAGGTGGGGTGGGGGTTATCTaagattattcttttttttaggggggagtggggggggggggggggggggggggggctattctGAGATTCTGAGATAAagttataatacgtttgttaaaGGACATTTTATATCAGTAACATCAAATAGTGTGTCGGTATaataaagtaaacaaaaacaatattcaaatgtTTACAGATTTTGTGATTTTATCAGTAATGAAATATTGTTACAAAATTTctaattaaaaattaattaatcattattatgggacattttttttgtcgcaagacaagacaagacaagacaagacatgacaatattttatttgagtcTCACCTCTTATAGaacatttacataataatattacaatttcatatataaaacaagagccactctaaaaagggttatgagagactataaaaatggtatatacatttatatatacacacttaaaatataaaacataaaacgtATACAATATTATGTCATGATAAGTTAAAAATGTCGTGCTAAGTGATAGCACATCTCGCTTCCTCTCGCCaatcaatgaaaacaaaacaaattttgaaaaggGGTCTTAACAAGTCAATTAAAAATCATCtagttaataaacaaatatataaaactcTATTTAGTTAAAAGCCAGTTAATAATAGTAATAAAGAAAAactaatatgaataaataaaacaaagataATACGGCAATTTGAGCAAAACGTGTCAAATGTTAATGCTAATTCTCACGCTAAGTATACAAAGATTTATAGTTAATTTATATGCTTTTCCCAAATTTATTTAGTCAATATCCACAGTTATTTAACTCATTTCGTGTCAAATTATGTCACATGACAGTCCAAGTGCTTGTTAACATGCAATGTTTTACTACTTAACTTGAACTTTTTTCTtgtagatttttcaaatgatgcTACACGAAGTGACCTTGTAGTTTACATACAAATCGTATAAAAAAAGTATACCGGTAATTTTGAGAAGACTTAATTTAAAAGCCGACTGCGCATAGTTAAACGAATTCAGGATGGAAAAAGGAAAAATATGCACACACTCAAAGTAAAACAAGATATTAAACAAACTTATCCAAAAGAAGAATAGTATGAATAGTGCTACTTGGAATAATACGGAATAGAATGCTcattataattcaaaattagtTGTGTCCATTTTCTTTTTGACATGTTAATTGTGTTGTTTTACTCAATTATACGGGAATCAATGCAATGATTCAAAATTATGAGTTTCAATAGACTTTTGGACAATTTCCTAGTGTTGCCTTACTGAATTCTACGGACTACAATGCAGTGATTCAAAATAATGAAAACCAGTTTATTTTCTGACATCTTTGTTCTTGTTGCCTTACTAATAGGGATGTATGCATGTAAAGTTTCCAGTCACTTTGTCGTCACAGCAACAGAGAAAACTTATCATGGTAATATAATCTTCTACAGAAATACTGAAACcgattttttaaagttcaattttatatgtaatcTTTTTCGGAATTTGCTACTGCATAATTATGTTTACgcatttataaatgtatatgaataaTGGAAAGTCTGCCTGGTAGACGTCAATGATTGCACTATGTCATATAAAATATTGTGCCTGGtattcatatgataaaattgagaatggaaatggggattgtgccaaagagacaacaacccgaccatagaaaaaaacaacagcagaaggtcaccaacaggtcttcaagaTATTCATATGaggaagacataatttttcaatcagtttaattgaggtctggagcagGCATGTCAGTAAcagctagtagtcctttgttaatttatgtatcgcTGTCATTTTACTTGGTGTCTTTTGTTACTGACTTTtgactcggacttctttttaactggtttactgtgcatattgctttgtgtttgatttttctacattgACCAGAGGTATAGGGGGGAGGTTTGAGATATcaaaacacatgtttaaccccgccgcatttttgcgcttgtcccaagtcaggagcctcttgcctttgttagccTTGTATGATGTTTgaatttagttcatttatatatttcggagttaatcttagtatgacgtccattatcactaaatgagtgcacatttttgtttggGTGCCTTCCGGAGCACGCCTGGGGGCGGGATTTTATTGGTGTGttgcagacccattggtggccttcagctagctgttttctgctctttgcaTGGTCGGAaattattgtctctttgacacattgcccatttccattctcagtttaaTGTTATAAGCAAGATACATTATACATTGATTGTTTGTTAAGCATCCACTTCTACGGTTTTCGAAGGACTGAATCTTGCCATATCATCTTATGGCAAGATTTAGTCCTTCGAAAACCATGACTCTTGACATTTTGAGAAATTGTATAATTGCAAAGAAAACAATTGTGTTCATAATGCAGTTAGTTGTCTTCTAGTTAATTTTTcagtttattattctttttcacaGGTCTAACATGCTGGACATGTCCAGAGATGTACAGTAATCAAGAATGCAATGATTGGGCACCAGATATTCCCTGTCCACAAAGTAGGTAGTCACAGATCAATAACCCCAATCAACATGTTACTTATTGGatataaaaaaatagcaaaatgcTAGGTTCAGATTGTGCATGCAAAATTAATATTGTTATTCTCTTTCTATGTTGAACATGATAAAGACAACGAAGGTCACtgctatatatgttttatttaacaaatgccttgtatcaaatttaaaaacattctgaataaatcatTTCTTAAATGGAGATAACATTGACagaatgttattatattttgcaGACacgataaaatgaaaaataaaacaatattttgattaataatttatgaaacctaaaaagttgtaaaattaaaaaaaaaaaaaaaaaacttttagagATAATATTTTATGTGAAGGGAAAATATGGTCAGCACTAATTATCAAATTCCTCTTTTGCTAAATATTTGCTAAGTCatattcaaatatctttttataaacAAAGAACAAATAGTAAGATCAGAATATGGTATAATGCGAAACTATTATAATAATAGTTTTTCGCCATTTTATGTACAAGAACTAGTATGCTACACTTTCAGTCAGAATTGAAAATTAACAGAACAAATTGAGTTGTCTCCTTTAAACGAATCAAGTTCAACTGGGCTTTAATCAGACATTTTATACATCTCCATTTCAATTTTTATGGTGCGATTTTCTTTCCTTtcaaaaaaatatccaaaaagaaattttgttttgCAGTTTTCCTCTCACAAATTGTAGTATTCATTTTAATATACGTAATGACGGAGAACTTGTTCAATATAAGTGTCATACTAAGGTAGgggcctgtagttcagtggttgccgttttatgctgtatatcatatttgttttttcgttcattattttgtacataaatcaggtaGTTCGTTTATCGTTTaaactattttacatttgtcgTTTTGGTGCCCTttaaaagctgactatgcggtatgggttttgctcattgttgaagaccgtatggtgatataaatagttgttaatttctttgtcatttggtctcttgttgatagttgtcgcattggcattcatacaacaacttatttttataaactATCTTTGTCGCAGAAATTATTAAATTATCAGTTTATTTAAACaatgaattatataatatatgatattacACAAGTCATGCAATTATTTTTCTTAATGCATTTGTCAGATGTACGTATCATAGAACACACTGACTAAAGTTATATGAAAACGATTGGAAAAATTATTTATCTTACTTGACATtaagtattattatttttgtttataatttatttgCAGACAAAACTACATGTGCAACAATTCATAGATTCAATACAAGTAGCAAAGTCAGCATAAAAGTAACCAAATCATGCGTGTTTCCATTGGATTGTGATAAGTCGGTTGTTGGATGCATAACAAGAGAAGGCTCCACGGTATGAGATATCCAATATTAAGGATCATTCATTAATTAATTATAATCAATGATTGATTCCTGTCTAATACTGAAGACTATAATCGTTGACCTCTAGCTGTCTTATAATAGGTCAAACATACAACTATAAGCATTGATTTAtaattttctgtataaatttTTGTTTCATAATCTAactgccataaaaaaaaatcaccactcTCTCTTCTAAGAATACCtcaaaaaagaaagatattatgaaCATTTGCCACCTAGCCTTTCgtttgtcatgttttgggatttttgtcagattttcggaatcctctggctTTATCTATTTAAATGCCTATaaaaaaattgcccattgacccccatttttctgtttataaatcttttacatgtataatgataagccatctgtaaaagttttataaaattttaataattttttaataatttttgagaacttcaactgtCAATGATACAGCTATGAAAattcaagagagaatattttcccgccaaaatttcaatggctaatatctcgaaaacaagcacattgacctatatattttttttgctcattCTATTCCTTTAATATAAACTTGTGATTTGAAAagtaaattattttgaaactgagaagcaaaCTCCCTTGTAAAGGGCCAATTGTTTTAGAATGACTGATACATATAAAACTTAAATGTGTAGAGCCCTATTAAAATAACAATCAAACGTTCACTTGAAGAAATTGGCATCatgtaaaaaaacataaattctgTATCTTTACATTTATGATACATTATAACGGGTTAATATAACGTATTTGTCTagttttacaataaatatattaaacttAGTCGTTCAGTGtatgtatgtttacttgttttttgtGTAATTGCTTTCAAAACGAGTTatgccatttcaattgatattttatagtacaTTATATGTCTTTTTATGATGCAAATtgaatgttacacttctgtcatGAAGGATGGTTGTCGCCTGTTAAAActtttaaacccgctgcatttgtgtATCATATTTGTCCTAAGTTAGGAGActattgttcagtggttgtcgtctgctgatgtttctcttttctcttttttgttatatagattataccatttgttttcctgtttgacttgttttacactagtaatttttgggccctttatagctttctgttcgatGTGAGTCAAGACTTCCTATTGAAGGCCGAACatgttctttgacctataattgttatttttttttatatacaatatgaATTACTCAGATTCTCTCACTTGAGTCAACTGTAATGTTACCCAGTGCAGGCACAAATTTTGTATACATTAAGCTGAATTTGGAAATTTACATAGGTCCATAAGTCAAATGTTGTTTAAATGGTCTATAGCTCATGGTCTTTTTGAATAATGTTGCAGCACCGGTGACATGCCTTGAAAGGTATTTGGTTATGGCAGTGCAGGGAATTTGATTTTTTGAATTTCAGATCttgtatatttttacttttaaatattcgTGTTGCTTTTTA
It includes:
- the LOC139512412 gene encoding ly6/PLAUR domain-containing protein 6-like is translated as MKTSLFSDIFVLVALLIGMYACKVSSHFVVTATEKTYHGLTCWTCPEMYSNQECNDWAPDIPCPQNKTTCATIHRFNTSSKVSIKVTKSCVFPLDCDKSVVGCITREGSTECTSCCTESYCNKHIPTDDRSASQLTSNSISSAPSLPRNSGLYLTLIVYCLSLLICI